The DNA window TTGATAACCCCAGTCTATTGTATTACTATCGGATAAGTTGGGAATTTACCTGATTCTCACCTTTTTAATCCAAATACATATTATGTATAAAAATGTATAACTAGTAATTTGCTTGTCCATACTAAAGCATATATAATAAAGTCAAGTATCTGATTGAAGAGGTGTTAAAAATGGATGGTGACTAGTAATAGCGCTGTATTCGCTCAATTATTTGCAAAGCAAGTTAAGGACGTGTCGCAAATCTTTATGGTAGATATAGTGCGGCATGTTCTTTTTGTTTAAAAGAAAAAGCAGGCACCCACTTATAGCTGGTTATGCCTGCTTCCTGTCTATTCATTTCATTAATTTGCAGTATTTAGAAAAGAAAGTATCTTACAGCTCCCCTGGGGTTAAACTTCTTTGCTTTCAACTTCTTTCTTTTCTTCCTTCTCTTCACCATTGGTTGCCGATTTAAATTCAGAAATTCCTCGTCCCAAAGCCTTGCCAAGCTCAGGAAGTTTTCCGGGTCCAAAAATAACCAATGCAATGATTAATACAATGATCATTACAGTTGGAGTTACCATACCAAATGTTGCTAACATACTATACACCTCCATAGTCTAATCTACCCTAGGCCATGATTTTAAAAAACAATAAAACGTGAATAATATTGCATTCCCTTTACATCCCTTATCCTACAGGATTATGTCCATTTTTTCAATATGATTTTATTGGGTATTTAAGTAGATGAGAAAAAAGAGCCTGAAGTCAGACTCTATCTCCACTATCGCAAGTGCTGAAAAGTTCCTCGTAGCCCCGGTACAAGCTCCAAATCACATCCCAAAGCTCATCCTCGGCCTCTGTTACCCGCAAACCCAGCTCTTTGGCTTCCTGGCGTCCGATGGGATAGCCATGAGAAAAATAGCCCTCTGTCAAAGCCCGGGTGACTACAGGAACAAGTTCAGGGTTATCTTTTAACATATAACGGGATAAGAGGGCTTCAGCGTATTGGTGAGATGCTTTTAAGGCTTTTTCGTAATCTCCGATCAGCCAGGGGTCCAGTTTATTGATCATAGGCGTGATGATGCCGGTTACCAGCTCCGGATTGGGATTGGATTCGATAGAACGCTGAAGATAATCGATACAATAGCGAATAGCTTGAACGGGAACCCATAATTCCTTATAAATAGGGTGCTTAATCAGGGGATCAATGGGCCCCAGCTCAGAGATGGGTCCCATAACAACTTCATCCGCTCCAAGAACCAACATAGATGCCGCAGATTTGGCTACAAAAGGTACGATAACACCAAATTCGTTGCAGAACTCACGAATCAGCATGACAACCTTATAGGGAGTGTCTACCGCTCCGCCATAACTGTGCAGGAGTAAATCAATTTTCTCTGTATGCCCGATCGCTTTGAGTTGTTCGTAGAGAGGCACGAGAATGCTATCATCGAGGGGTGTATAGGCGAAGTAAACTAAAACCTTTGAGCCTCTTAATCTTTCCAAACTGTCCAAATAATGAAGTCGTTCATCCTTATCCATAGAATACCCCCATGCCGATGAATTATATACCATATTATTCCACATTCTAGATAGCTGTGACTGTCTTCATCAGGGGATTGGGATCATTTGGACTTCATGCCGGACCCATGCTAAAGAAGCCGCCGGTCATCGCACCGGCGGCTTCTTGGGGCTTATCGTATTGTGCTGTTCAGGAAAGCCGGGTCCATAGGAAGCCCTGTACTAGTCAGGCAGATTATAGTCCACCCCGGATGCGTCATGACAGGATTGGCAATAGCTCTTGCCGCCTAAATCCTGCTTGACATGACATCTATAGCATTGCTTTTGGGGATTCTGATTATTCTTAACCGAAAATCCATGTCCCTTCTCCCCGCTAATCCACTCTTCTCTGGGAATGGAGGCATGGGGGTTATTGGGATCATGCCCTTGCGAAACAAAAATGATGGTGATCAAAGCCACAACTAAACCTATGGAGATGACTGCGCGAATGATTTTCTTACCTTCCATCCGTTTGATCCTTTCTCAACAATTTAACCCAAGGATTTAAGGACATCCCTGGCCTGTTCCAAGGTATAGTCAATATCTGCATCCGTATGGGCGGTAGAAAGGAATACCGCTTCGTATTGGCTGGGTGCTAAGTAGATCCCCCGCTCCAGCATGCCTCTGAAGAACGAGCCAAAACGCTCCACATCGGAAGAGCAGGCACTCTTAAAGTCAATCACAGGTTGATCTGTAAAGAAGGCAGAGAACATAGCTCCGACGGAATTGACCCAGATGGGGAACCCTAATTCCTGAGCGATGGACTGCAAGCCCTCTGCTAAACGGGTGGTCTTCTCCTCCAGTCCCTCATAGACCCCCTCCTGCTGCAAGAGCTTTAAGGTGGCTAGTCCAGCCGCCATGGCCAAAGGGTTACCGGATAAGGTGCCGGCTTGATAGATGGGGCCACTGGGAGCTACCTGCTCCATGTACTTCCTTTTGCCGCCATAGGCTGCCACAGGCAGACCCCCGCCAATCACTTTACCCAGGCATGTCAAATCCGGATCGA is part of the Desulfitobacterium chlororespirans DSM 11544 genome and encodes:
- a CDS encoding SDH family Clp fold serine proteinase, producing MDKDERLHYLDSLERLRGSKVLVYFAYTPLDDSILVPLYEQLKAIGHTEKIDLLLHSYGGAVDTPYKVVMLIREFCNEFGVIVPFVAKSAASMLVLGADEVVMGPISELGPIDPLIKHPIYKELWVPVQAIRYCIDYLQRSIESNPNPELVTGIITPMINKLDPWLIGDYEKALKASHQYAEALLSRYMLKDNPELVPVVTRALTEGYFSHGYPIGRQEAKELGLRVTEAEDELWDVIWSLYRGYEELFSTCDSGDRV
- the tatA gene encoding twin-arginine translocase TatA/TatE family subunit: MLATFGMVTPTVMIIVLIIALVIFGPGKLPELGKALGRGISEFKSATNGEEKEEKKEVESKEV